GACTATGGCGCGAGCTGCAAACCAATTGCCTTGATGCTGGCACGGGTTGTGACGTGCTGGCCATACCGCACAATTCCAACGAGAGCAACGGCCACATGTTCTTGGTCGAGTACCCCGGTGCCGCCACAGTCGAGGAGGAGCGCACGGCGGCGGAGTTCCGCGCCGCGATCGAGCCGCTGGTCGAGGTCTACCAACACAAGGGCGACTCGGAATGCAGCCGCGAGCTGTCGGGGATAACCGGCGCCCCCGACGAATTGTGCGCCTTCGAGAAGACCAAAGCGGTGGCCGAGTTCGGCGACTGCGGCGAGCAGCCGGGAAGCTTCGGCGGCGCAGTCACCGGCTGTGTGCATCGGCTTGATTTCGTGCGCAACGTGCTGCTCGCCGGCTTGCAGGAGCACGTCCGGCTCGGCGTCAATCCCTACCAGCTCGGTTTCATCGCCAGCACCGACACGCACAACGGCACCCCCGGCGACGTCGAGGAGAACAGCTTCGCCGGACATCGCGGCACCGACGACGACACGCCCGAGAAGCAACTGGGCGACGGCCTGCTCACGCGCGGCGGCAAGATCTTCAGCCCGGGCGGCTTGGCGGCGGTGTGGGCGGAAGAGAACTCGCGCGCGGCGATCTTCGAAGCGCTGCGGCGCCGCGAAGTCTTCGGCACCAGCGGGCCGCGCATCAGCGCGCGCTTTTTCGGCGGGTGGGGCCTGCCGGCTGACCTCTGCGACGATGCCGAGCTGGTCAAGCGGGCATACGAACTCGGCGTCACCATGGGCGCGACGCTGCCGGCCCGCCCGCCCGCTGGGGCTGCGCCCAGCTTCGTGGTGGCGGCGCTGGGCGACCCGGGTATCGGCTCGCAGCCCGGCACCGCGCTGCAACGGATTCAGATCGTCAAGGGCTGGCTCGCCGGCGGTCAGGCGCACGAGCAGGTGTTCGAGGTCGCCGGTGATGCGAACAACGGCGCCAGCGTTGACGAGGCGACCTGCACCCCCTCTGGCAGCGGCGCCCAGTCGCTCTGTAGCGTGTGGACCGATCCCGGCTTCGACCCGAGCCAGCACGCCTTCTACTACGCGCGGGTGCTAGAGAACCCC
This is a stretch of genomic DNA from Deltaproteobacteria bacterium. It encodes these proteins:
- a CDS encoding DUF3604 domain-containing protein, which encodes MRFVRGAMVLGLVVAAGCGGTVPREAPPEIDQREPCAQSSPLRNAYFGDLHVHTTYSFDAHAFELRVSPEQSYQFAKGDPVALPPLDAAGNGTRSVRLERPLDFAAVTDHSEFLGEVEACITPGSAAYDTQTCQNYRGDAIEGTRTFGLLLTQKPQRFPNICGADGQVCHELAGQVWRRIQAAAEAAYDRTSRCGFTSFVAYEYSAATGISTRHRNVIFRNQRVPFPISYMEQPKAQGLWRELQTNCLDAGTGCDVLAIPHNSNESNGHMFLVEYPGAATVEEERTAAEFRAAIEPLVEVYQHKGDSECSRELSGITGAPDELCAFEKTKAVAEFGDCGEQPGSFGGAVTGCVHRLDFVRNVLLAGLQEHVRLGVNPYQLGFIASTDTHNGTPGDVEENSFAGHRGTDDDTPEKQLGDGLLTRGGKIFSPGGLAAVWAEENSRAAIFEALRRREVFGTSGPRISARFFGGWGLPADLCDDAELVKRAYELGVTMGATLPARPPAGAAPSFVVAALGDPGIGSQPGTALQRIQIVKGWLAGGQAHEQVFEVAGDANNGASVDEATCTPSGSGAQSLCSVWTDPGFDPSQHAFYYARVLENPSCRWSTFICNRLPPVERPPACTDPAIPKTIQERAWTSPIWYQPRQG